A window of the Isosphaera pallida ATCC 43644 genome harbors these coding sequences:
- a CDS encoding Gfo/Idh/MocA family protein, whose product MPGPSSHRHAQTRWLVIGCGGQGRRRAKSIAATPGHRLAAVYDCEPEIAHRLANDLGVPMIRGLQDALDRHEFDAAAIATPHTDHVESAYLCLEAGLNILIEKPITTSSDHAFRLLDLSNRMRLHLAVGFNHRFFPPIEKAIQLIASGAIGKLQSLEIAIGHAASPEFLAGWHGKRSLSGGGAFLDNGSHACDLARLLLGEPIDVSAWSIPLTPQPDAIDLETHATFHYASGACCQITASWRKTRGYLELRAVGEQGRVEVQTTPWSLIRLDQRGRIHRDRFLAARIRERLHRARHGGERSLVRELVQFSASPRPQSLPSLATGYDGLRAVQMVEAVELACRTGRKVSVAQAMVTPPPQVVSNNTPSQQRMSAGLDR is encoded by the coding sequence ATGCCCGGTCCTTCGTCGCATCGTCATGCTCAAACCCGTTGGTTGGTGATTGGCTGCGGCGGGCAGGGACGCCGCCGAGCCAAGTCGATCGCTGCCACACCGGGACATCGTCTCGCGGCCGTTTACGATTGTGAGCCGGAAATCGCCCATCGTTTGGCTAACGATCTAGGCGTTCCCATGATTCGCGGTCTTCAAGACGCGCTTGATCGACACGAGTTTGACGCAGCGGCAATCGCCACACCTCACACCGACCATGTGGAATCCGCTTATCTCTGTCTTGAGGCTGGTTTGAATATTCTGATTGAGAAACCAATCACTACCAGCAGCGATCACGCTTTTCGACTTCTTGATCTGTCTAATCGGATGCGCTTGCATCTTGCGGTCGGATTCAATCACCGCTTTTTTCCTCCTATCGAAAAGGCGATCCAGTTGATCGCGTCGGGCGCGATCGGCAAACTGCAATCCCTCGAAATCGCCATCGGTCACGCCGCGTCTCCCGAGTTTCTCGCCGGTTGGCATGGCAAGCGATCATTGTCGGGTGGTGGAGCCTTCCTCGACAACGGCTCCCACGCCTGCGATTTGGCTCGACTTCTTCTGGGTGAACCCATCGATGTGTCGGCCTGGTCGATCCCTTTGACCCCTCAACCCGACGCGATCGACTTGGAGACACACGCCACCTTCCACTATGCGTCGGGGGCGTGTTGTCAAATCACTGCCTCCTGGCGCAAAACCCGAGGCTATCTCGAATTGCGGGCCGTTGGGGAGCAGGGACGTGTCGAAGTCCAAACCACTCCGTGGTCACTGATTCGACTTGATCAGCGAGGACGAATCCATCGGGATCGATTTCTCGCTGCCCGAATCCGGGAACGGCTTCACCGAGCTCGGCATGGCGGGGAACGGTCGCTGGTCCGCGAGCTTGTACAGTTCAGCGCATCTCCGCGACCCCAATCCCTTCCTTCGCTCGCTACGGGATACGATGGGTTGCGGGCTGTCCAAATGGTCGAAGCAGTGGAACTTGCTTGTCGAACCGGACGTAAGGTTTCCGTCGCCCAAGCGATGGTCACTCCTCCCCCACAAGTCGTTTCAAACAACACGCCATCTCAACAACGAATGAGTGCTGGACTAGACAGATGA